The Calliphora vicina chromosome 3, idCalVici1.1, whole genome shotgun sequence genome contains a region encoding:
- the RpL8 gene encoding large ribosomal subunit protein uL2: MGRVIRAQRKGAGSVFKAHVHHRKGAAKLRSLDFAERNGYIRGVVKEIIHDPGRGAPLSVVHFRDPYRYKIRKELFIAPEGMHTGQFVYCGRKATLQIGNVMPVSQMPEGTIICNLEEKTGDRGRLARTSGNYATVIAHNPDTKKTRVKLPSGAKKVVPSANRAMVGIVAGGGRIDKPILKAGRAYHKYKVKRNSWPKVRGVAMNPVEHPHGGGNHQHIGKASTVKRGTSAGRKVGLIAARRTGRIRGGKGDSKDK; the protein is encoded by the exons ATGGGTCGTGTTATTCGTGCACAACGTAAAGGTGCTGGGTCCGTATTCAAGGCCCATGTACATCACCGCAAAGGCGCTGCTAAATTGAGATCTTTGGATTTCGCTGAACGTAATGGCTACATTCGCGGTGTTGTCAAG gAAATCATCCACGATCCTGGCCGTGGTGCTCCCTTGTCTGTAGTCCACTTCCGTGACCCCTACCGTTACAAGATCCGCAAGGAGCTCTTCATTGCCCCCGAAGGTATGCACACTGGTCAATTCGTATACTGTGGCCGCAAAGCTACCCTCCAAATCGGCAATGTGATGCCCGTATCTCAGATGCCTGAAGGTACCATCATTTGCAACTTGGAAGAGAAGACCGGTGATCGTGGTCGTTTGGCTCGTACCTCTGGTAACTACGCCACCGTTATTGCCCACAACCCTGACACCAAGAAGACCCGTGTTAAGTTACCCTCCGGCGCCAAGAAGGTTGTCCCCTCTGCCAATCGTGCTATGGTTGGTATTGTTGCTGGTGGTGGTCGTATCGACAAGCCCATCTTGAAGGCCGGTCGTGCCTACCACAAATACAAGGTCAAGCGTAACAGCTGGCCTAAGGTACGTGGTGTTGCTATGAACCCCGTTGAACATCCTCACGGTGGTGGTAACCATCAACATATTGGTAAAGCTTCCACAGTTAAGCGTGGTACCTCTGCTGGTCGTAAGGTCGGTCTTATTGCTGCCCGTCGTACCGGTAGAATTCGTGGTGGAAAGGGTGATTCCAAGGACAAATAG